A genomic segment from Aegilops tauschii subsp. strangulata cultivar AL8/78 chromosome 1, Aet v6.0, whole genome shotgun sequence encodes:
- the LOC109744311 gene encoding putative disease resistance protein RGA1, translated as MQTHCDSISDLLGNIPSSSMAVTLHRPQIGSTIIQDTLYGRRHTFEETVNRVISCEDTVSVLPIVGPGVLEKQLSLNTSIMMQGCIVILGVKIILKSGSGEILGCIPEQEGINGVANETTNLDQLQKSIAHRLKSKRFLIVLDDIWKCDGQDQWKTLLAPFTKGETKGSMVIVTTRFPKVADMVKTLDPLELRGLESNDFFTFFEACIFGDHKPEHYEYELADIAGKIANKLKGSPLAAKTVGGLLRKDLSQEHWNEVLKKHEWLKQQNNDEIMPSLKISYD; from the exons ATGCAGACCCACTGTGATTCCATCTCCGATTTGCTTGGCAATATCCCAAGCAGCAGCATGGCAGTCACCCTGCACCGGCCTCAGATTGGATCCACAATTATACAAGATACATTATATGGTAGGAGACACACTTTTGAGGAAACTGTCAACCGTGTCATCAGCTGCGAAGATACTGTTTCTGTTCTTCCTATAGTTGGTCCGGGGGTATTGGAAAAACAACTTTCACTCAACACCTCTATAATGATGCAAGGCTGTATAGTGATACTGGGGGTGAAAATTATTTTGAAGTCAGGGTCTGG GGAGATCCTTGGCTGCATACCTGAACAAGAAGGAATCAACGGTGTTGCAAATGAAACAACCAATTTAGACCAGCTTCAGAAATCCATAGCACACCGTCTCAAGTCCAAAAGGTTTCTAATTGTCTTGGATGATATATGGAAATGTGACGGTCAGGATCAGTGGAAGACCCTGCTAGCTCCGTTCACAAAGGGGGAAACCAAAGGAAGCATGGTAATTGTCACAACTCGATTCCCAAAGGTAGCAGACATGGTGAAAACACTTGATCCACTAGAGCTGCGAGGTTTGGAGTCTAATGACTTCTTCACATTCTTTGAAGCATGTATATTTGGTGATCACAAGCCTGAGCATTACGAATATGAGTTAGCTGATATTGCAGGAAAAATTGCAAATAAGCTAAAGGGTTCCCCACTAGCAGCCAAAACAGTTGGTGGACTATTGCGCAAGGACCTATCTCAGGAACATTGGAATGAAGTTCTTAAAAAACATGAGTGGCTGAAGCAGCAAAATAATGATGAGATCATGCCATCTTTAAAAATTAGCTACGATTAG
- the LOC109744307 gene encoding tubulin alpha chain, with protein MRECISIHIGQAGIQVGNACWELYCLEHGIQPDGQMPGDKTVGGGDDAFNTFFSETGAGKHVPRAVFVDLEPTVIDEVRTGAYRQLFHPEQLISGKEDAANNFARGHYTIGKEIVDLCLDRIRKLSDNCTGLQGFLVFNAVGGGTGSGLGSLLLERLSVDYGKKSKLGFTVYPSPQVSTSVVEPYNSVLSTHSLLEHTDVSILLDNEAIYDICRRSLDIERPTYTNLNRLVSQVISSLTASLRFDGALNVDVNEFQTNLVPYPRIHFMLSSYAPVISAEKAYHEQLSVAEITNSAFEPSSMMAKCDPRHGKYMACCLMYRGDVVPKDVNAAVATIKTKRTIQFVDWCPTGFKCGINYQPPGVVPGGDLAKVQRAVCMISNSTSVVEVFSRIDHKFDLMYAKRAFVHWYVGEGMEEGEFSEAREDLAALEKDYEEVGAEFDEGEDGDEGDEY; from the exons ATGAGGGAGTGCATCTCGATCCACATCGGCCAGGCCGGCATCCAGGTCGGGAACGCGTGCTGGGAGCTCTACTGCCTCGAGCATGGCATTCAG CCTGATGGCCAGATGCCCGGTGACAAGACCGTTGGGGGAGGTGATGATGCTTTCAACACCTTCTTCAGCGAGACTGGTGCTGGGAAGCATGTCCCCCGTGCTGTCTTTGTAGATCTCGAGCCCACTGTGATTGATGAGGTGAGGACTGGTGCTTACCGCCAGCTCTTCCACCCTGAGCAGCTTATCAGTGGCAAGGAGGATGCAGCCAACAACTTCGCCCGTGGTCATTACACCA TTGGCAAGGAGATTGTTGATCTGTGCCTTGACCGTATCAGGAAGCTTTCAGACAACTGCACTGGTCTCCAGGGATTCCTTGTATTCAACGCTGTTGGAGGTGGAACTGGCTCTGGCCTTGGCTCGCTTCTCCTGGAGCGCCTCTCTGTTGACTATGGAAAGAAGTCCAAGCTTGGGTTCACGGTGTACCCATCTCCCCAGGTCTCCACCTCTGTTGTTGAGCCATACAACAGTGTCCTGTCCACCCACTCACTCCTTGAGCACACTGATGTCTCTATCCTTCTTGACAATGAGGCCATCTATGACATCTGCCGCCGCTCCCTTGACATTGAGCGCCCAACATACACCAACCTCAACAGGCTTGTTTCTCAG GTCATTTCATCACTGACAGCTTCCCTGAGGTTTGATGGTGCTCTGAATGTTGATGTCAATGAATTCCAGACCAACTTGGTGCCCTACCCGAGGATCCACTTCATGCTTTCCTCCTATGCCCCAGTGATCTCAGCTGAGAAGGCTTACCATGAGCAGCTGTCCGTTGCTGAGATCACCAACAGCGCCTTTGAGCCTTCGTCCATGATGGCCAAGTGCGACCCCCGCCACGGCAAGTACATGGCCTGCTGTCTCATGTACCGTGGTGATGTTGTGCCAAAGGACGTCAACGCTGCTGTGGCCACCATCAAGACCAAGCGCACTATTCAGTTTGTTGACTGGTGCCCCACTGGCTTCAAGTGTGGTATCAACTACCAGCCACCAGGTGTCGTCCCAGGCGGTGACCTTGCCAAGGTTCAGAGGGCTGTGTGCATGATCTCCAACTCCACCAGTGTCGTCGAGGTCTTCTCCCGCATCGACCACAAGTTTGACCTGATGTACGCCAAGCGTGCCTTCGTCCACTGGTACGTCGGTGAGGGCATGGAGGAGGGAGAGTTCTCTGAGGCCCGTGAGGATCTCGCTGCCCTGGAGAAGGACTATGAAGAAGTTGGTGCTGAGTTCGACGAGGGCGAGGACGGTGATGAGGGCGACGAGTATTAA